In the Pseudanabaena sp. PCC 7367 genome, one interval contains:
- the map gene encoding type I methionyl aminopeptidase — translation MNILSSLRSQSRQSNHKAKSSANGKSGNSKPRPTKGIELKSKREQDFMRESARIVATVLKEMYEIAAPGVTTADLDAHAEKRIREMGAVPSFKGYHNFPASICSSINNEVVHGIPNPRKVIKPGDVVKIDTGAYKNGFHGDSCITIMIPPYDEKAALLVKVAEEALYKGIEQVKPGNHLLDIAGAIEDHVKANGFSIVEDFTGHGVGRNLHEEPSVFNFRTHQLPNVKLRAGMTLAIEPIVNAGSKNVRILSDRWTAVTVDRSLSAQFEHTVLITNDGYEILTDRHKV, via the coding sequence ATGAATATCCTTAGTAGCTTACGATCGCAATCGCGCCAATCGAATCATAAAGCAAAATCATCGGCCAATGGCAAATCTGGTAACTCCAAACCCAGGCCAACCAAAGGAATTGAACTAAAGTCTAAGCGCGAACAGGACTTTATGCGCGAGTCGGCTCGAATTGTGGCAACGGTGCTCAAGGAAATGTATGAGATCGCTGCCCCAGGCGTAACTACGGCGGATTTGGATGCCCATGCTGAAAAAAGAATTAGAGAAATGGGCGCAGTGCCAAGCTTTAAGGGTTACCACAATTTCCCCGCTTCCATTTGCTCCAGCATTAATAATGAAGTTGTGCATGGTATCCCCAATCCCAGAAAAGTAATCAAGCCCGGTGATGTGGTCAAGATCGATACGGGTGCCTATAAAAATGGCTTTCATGGTGATTCTTGCATCACGATTATGATCCCGCCCTATGACGAGAAGGCGGCGCTGCTGGTTAAGGTGGCAGAAGAAGCTTTATATAAAGGGATCGAGCAGGTCAAACCTGGCAATCATTTACTGGATATTGCTGGTGCGATCGAAGATCATGTGAAGGCGAATGGTTTTAGCATTGTGGAAGATTTTACTGGTCATGGTGTGGGACGTAACCTGCACGAAGAACCATCGGTATTTAATTTCCGTACCCATCAGCTCCCCAACGTCAAACTCAGGGCGGGCATGACCCTGGCGATCGAACCGATTGTTAATGCTGGTTCCAAGAATGTACGGATTTTGAGCGATCGCTGGACTGCGGTTACGGTCGATCGGTCTTTATCGGCGCAGTTTGAGCATACGGTGCTGATCACGAATGATGGCTATGAAATCCTCACCGATCGCCATAAGGTCTAA
- a CDS encoding carotenoid oxygenase family protein — protein sequence MPQPEINDRVGSAATNHSSPPSQEANGWYGAIAQPSNEFACQALPIIAGQIPTGLRGSFYRNGPGRIGRGGIPVGHWFDGDGAILAVHFDRGGAQGTYRYVQTEGYLAEQQVGKLLFANYGMVAPIPWWQRFLNTDLKNCANTSVLALPDRLLALWEGGSPYALDLKTLATIGADDLDATLPNIPYSAHPKQDPVTGEIFNFGITYRGTTALNIFKSDRHGKIIQRKAIPLRGICPVHDFVLAGKYLLFCIPPVRLDVLPVLLKTKSYSESLRWQPQQGTQILVVDRNNLEIVSRSQVDAWYQWHFGNGYTDRDGNIMFDLVRYDDLATNQYLQEVITGNPQTKAVGELWQGRLQPETGKMLTMQRVSDRICEFPRINPHQVGQPHRHVYLAIHRRGVNTVKETFGAIGSFDYASATMHEADFGAGKYVSEPVYAPDVHNPEQGWLLITVYDATAHQSEVWVMDAQHLDNAEPVCRLALPEVVPLAFHSTWKPEQPEQ from the coding sequence ATGCCTCAGCCAGAAATTAACGATCGGGTAGGTTCAGCCGCTACAAATCATTCGAGCCCACCATCTCAAGAGGCTAATGGTTGGTATGGGGCGATCGCTCAGCCATCCAATGAATTTGCCTGTCAAGCTTTACCAATAATTGCTGGCCAAATCCCTACAGGTCTGCGTGGTTCTTTCTATCGCAATGGCCCTGGTAGGATTGGGCGCGGTGGTATTCCGGTGGGGCATTGGTTTGATGGTGATGGCGCGATCCTGGCGGTGCATTTTGATCGTGGCGGGGCGCAGGGCACCTATCGCTATGTGCAAACAGAGGGCTACCTGGCCGAGCAACAGGTAGGCAAGTTACTATTTGCCAACTATGGCATGGTTGCACCGATCCCCTGGTGGCAGAGATTTTTAAACACAGACCTGAAAAATTGCGCCAATACATCGGTTTTGGCTTTGCCCGATCGGCTGTTGGCTCTGTGGGAAGGCGGATCGCCCTATGCGCTCGATCTCAAAACCCTGGCTACGATCGGCGCAGATGATCTCGATGCCACCCTGCCGAATATCCCCTACTCTGCCCACCCCAAACAAGACCCAGTTACAGGTGAGATTTTTAATTTTGGGATCACCTACCGGGGCACTACGGCGCTGAATATTTTTAAATCCGATCGCCACGGCAAAATAATCCAGCGCAAAGCAATTCCGCTGCGGGGGATCTGCCCAGTCCATGATTTTGTGTTGGCTGGGAAATATTTATTGTTTTGCATTCCGCCAGTGCGCTTGGATGTGTTGCCCGTATTATTAAAAACCAAGAGTTATAGCGAATCCTTGCGCTGGCAGCCCCAGCAAGGCACGCAAATTTTAGTGGTCGATCGCAATAACCTGGAAATAGTCAGCCGCAGTCAGGTTGATGCCTGGTATCAATGGCATTTCGGCAATGGCTACACCGATCGAGATGGCAATATTATGTTTGATCTGGTGCGTTACGACGATCTGGCCACCAATCAATATTTGCAGGAAGTGATCACTGGCAACCCACAAACCAAAGCGGTTGGGGAACTGTGGCAAGGGCGATTGCAGCCGGAAACTGGCAAAATGCTTACCATGCAACGGGTTAGCGATCGCATCTGTGAATTTCCCCGCATCAATCCTCACCAGGTTGGCCAGCCCCATCGCCATGTTTACCTAGCCATACATCGACGGGGCGTGAATACGGTCAAGGAAACCTTTGGCGCGATCGGCAGTTTTGACTATGCATCTGCCACCATGCACGAAGCTGATTTTGGTGCTGGGAAATATGTCTCTGAGCCAGTCTATGCCCCTGATGTCCATAACCCTGAGCAGGGTTGGCTACTGATCACTGTTTATGATGCAACAGCCCACCAAAGCGAAGTGTGGGTAATGGACGCGCAACATCTAGACAATGCAGAACCAGTCTGTCGGTTAGCACTACCAGAGGTGGTTCCCCTGGCGTTTCATAGCACTTGGAAACCAGAGCAACCAGAACAATAA
- a CDS encoding ribbon-helix-helix domain-containing protein, with translation MHIRFAEVDEKFIKSQIEDGFYTNETELVRDAVRKMRETQERKAQFLAAVQLGMDQADRGETVAYSDDLMDQIAQRATARVAAGKPIKNPEAIGTSPKLEMDE, from the coding sequence ATGCATATCAGATTCGCTGAAGTAGATGAAAAATTCATCAAGTCTCAGATAGAAGACGGTTTCTATACTAATGAAACTGAGCTAGTGCGGGATGCGGTGCGGAAAATGCGGGAAACGCAAGAACGGAAGGCGCAATTTCTAGCTGCGGTTCAGTTAGGGATGGATCAGGCCGATCGTGGTGAAACGGTTGCCTATAGTGATGATTTGATGGATCAGATTGCGCAACGGGCAACGGCAAGGGTAGCAGCAGGCAAGCCAATTAAGAATCCTGAGGCTATTGGGACATCACCTAAATTGGAGATGGATGAATAA
- a CDS encoding type IV pilus twitching motility protein PilT: MSQSGIPPLPPPPSGNPGDRGGAPTPPPRAQVPNQQARKVASQKTSVPNPSTRLDNATQRQQTASRIPQPGGALKPPPPGPPPSMPSIPLVVNRNPGQPSLEQLVRDAFEQGCSDLHLGVNEQVRFRQRGIMMIQEQYPVTDEQTFYAWMHEVMEEKLVQQFKETMEYDGAAQYEYCRCRINIFESLRGPALVMRIIPLKILTLDQLNLPEVFRELCYTHRGLILVTGPTGSGKSTTMAAMVDFINAEMAKNIISIEDPIEFVHKSKKSLVKQREVGIHTVKFDNALKASLREDPDIILIGEMRDRETVNTALKAGQTGHLVFGTLHTNSAIKTIERILNLYEPDQQGPMRDQLAETMVAVIAQTLVRTTDGKRAAVHEIMINTDAIRDYIKRNEVDEIESIIPKSTFDGMVSMNQSLYKLYEEGRITEETAVENSPKPNEMAQYLRGRL, from the coding sequence ATGTCTCAATCTGGTATTCCGCCATTACCGCCGCCACCTTCTGGGAATCCTGGCGATCGCGGTGGTGCACCCACTCCACCCCCCAGAGCCCAAGTCCCCAACCAACAAGCTCGAAAGGTAGCATCTCAAAAAACTTCGGTTCCCAATCCCAGTACCAGATTGGATAATGCAACCCAAAGGCAACAAACAGCTAGCCGCATTCCCCAACCAGGCGGCGCACTCAAGCCACCGCCACCAGGCCCCCCGCCATCGATGCCCAGTATTCCTCTGGTGGTGAATCGCAATCCTGGCCAACCGTCCCTGGAGCAGTTAGTCAGGGATGCTTTTGAGCAGGGTTGTTCTGACTTGCACCTGGGTGTAAATGAACAGGTGCGATTCCGCCAGCGCGGCATCATGATGATTCAAGAGCAATACCCAGTGACGGACGAGCAAACCTTCTATGCCTGGATGCACGAGGTGATGGAAGAAAAGCTGGTACAGCAGTTCAAAGAAACAATGGAGTATGACGGAGCGGCTCAATATGAATATTGCCGTTGCCGGATTAATATCTTTGAATCGCTGCGCGGACCAGCCCTGGTAATGCGGATTATTCCGCTTAAAATTCTCACCCTCGATCAGTTGAACTTGCCCGAAGTATTCAGGGAGCTTTGCTATACCCATCGTGGCTTGATCCTGGTAACTGGGCCAACTGGTTCTGGTAAGTCAACCACAATGGCGGCAATGGTGGACTTCATCAATGCTGAGATGGCCAAAAATATTATTTCGATCGAAGATCCGATCGAATTTGTGCACAAAAGTAAAAAGTCGCTGGTCAAACAACGGGAAGTGGGGATTCATACGGTCAAGTTTGACAATGCCCTGAAAGCTTCGTTGCGGGAAGATCCCGACATTATTCTAATTGGGGAAATGCGCGATCGAGAGACGGTGAATACTGCCCTCAAAGCTGGCCAAACTGGTCACTTAGTGTTTGGTACGTTGCACACCAACAGCGCGATCAAAACGATCGAACGGATTTTGAACCTCTATGAGCCAGACCAACAAGGACCAATGCGGGATCAGTTGGCGGAAACAATGGTGGCGGTGATCGCCCAGACCCTGGTGCGGACTACTGATGGTAAGCGGGCGGCGGTGCATGAAATCATGATCAACACCGATGCAATCCGCGATTACATTAAACGTAATGAGGTGGATGAGATCGAATCGATCATTCCCAAGAGTACGTTTGATGGCATGGTTTCGATGAACCAGAGTCTCTATAAGCTCTATGAAGAGGGACGGATCACCGAGGAAACGGCGGTGGAAAACTCCCCCAAACCCAACGAAATGGCGCAATACCTGCGTGGTCGTTTGTAA
- a CDS encoding YkvA family protein — MRSLFSLYFRLFRSSRFRWIAILASLVYILSPFDLSPDLMPILGRVDDLVVIVLMLAGLIQNLFIKSSDDEDESDRGDLGGDKDVETIDVDSVTLP, encoded by the coding sequence ATGCGATCGCTATTCTCCTTATATTTTCGTCTGTTTCGCAGTAGTCGGTTTCGTTGGATTGCGATTTTGGCCAGCCTGGTCTATATTCTCAGTCCGTTTGATCTCTCGCCGGATCTAATGCCGATCTTGGGGCGGGTTGATGATCTGGTGGTGATTGTGTTGATGCTGGCGGGGTTGATTCAGAATTTGTTTATTAAATCGAGTGATGATGAAGATGAAAGCGATCGCGGCGATCTTGGTGGGGACAAAGACGTGGAGACGATCGATGTGGATTCGGTCACTTTGCCTTGA
- the menA gene encoding 2-carboxy-1,4-naphthoquinone phytyltransferase — protein MQPGMEANRSQIDQPQSLSANSTPKSQRKLWLAAIKPPMYSVAIMPIVVGTAIAFYQTQQLNWRNFLTFMFAAILVLAWENLSNDVFDSETGIDQNKAHSVVNLTGNKNLVFAIANLFLLLGISGVVAISWWQRDFVVLGIVVLTCLLGYSYQGPPLRLGYLGWGEPICFICFGPLAIMAAYYSQTNAFLINSINSSAQNLAALAAAAIIVGVGVTLVLFCSHFHQVEDDIKAGKRSPVVRLGSKRAAQLIPWAAVSIYATTIVSMISGFLPLWSGLVLLSAPFAWKLSSLLGKYHDQPAMITESKYVAVLLQFSSGLGLSVGLVIARLLN, from the coding sequence ATGCAACCAGGAATGGAAGCTAACCGCAGCCAGATTGACCAACCCCAAAGTCTCAGTGCCAACTCAACCCCGAAATCGCAGCGCAAACTCTGGTTAGCCGCGATCAAGCCGCCTATGTATAGCGTAGCGATCATGCCGATTGTGGTAGGTACCGCGATCGCCTTCTATCAAACCCAGCAACTCAACTGGCGTAACTTTCTTACTTTTATGTTTGCGGCAATCCTGGTGCTGGCCTGGGAAAACCTTAGCAATGATGTATTTGATTCAGAGACAGGCATTGACCAGAACAAAGCCCACTCAGTGGTTAACCTCACTGGTAATAAAAATCTGGTGTTTGCGATCGCTAATCTCTTCTTGCTACTGGGAATTAGTGGTGTGGTGGCGATCTCATGGTGGCAACGGGATTTTGTGGTATTGGGCATAGTGGTGCTAACTTGCTTGCTGGGCTATAGCTATCAAGGGCCGCCGTTGCGATTGGGCTATTTGGGCTGGGGTGAACCAATTTGTTTCATTTGCTTTGGCCCCCTGGCGATCATGGCCGCCTATTACAGCCAGACTAATGCTTTTTTGATTAATAGCATTAATTCGTCTGCTCAAAATCTTGCCGCATTGGCAGCAGCGGCGATCATTGTGGGGGTAGGGGTGACGCTGGTGCTGTTTTGCTCTCATTTTCACCAGGTTGAGGATGATATTAAGGCGGGGAAGCGATCGCCAGTGGTGCGATTGGGCAGTAAGCGAGCGGCTCAACTAATTCCCTGGGCTGCGGTTAGCATTTATGCCACGACCATAGTTAGCATGATTAGCGGCTTCTTGCCCCTATGGAGTGGTCTGGTTTTGCTCAGCGCCCCGTTTGCCTGGAAGCTCTCTAGTCTGCTGGGCAAATATCATGATCAACCTGCCATGATCACTGAATCTAAATATGTGGCGGTGCTATTGCAGTTTTCCAGTGGTCTGGGGCTGAGTGTGGGCTTGGTGATCGCGCGATTGCTGAATTAG